Proteins encoded within one genomic window of Haematospirillum jordaniae:
- a CDS encoding flagellar basal body P-ring protein FlgI: protein MPCFRACCAKKLRAVTTAITAALAFVAATNTAYTAPSRIKDIAEFEGVRENMLIGYGLVVGLKGTGDKIEDMPFTRESLIGMLERLGVNTRDASSLKPKNIAAVMVTASLPPFGRQGSRIDVTVSALGDAKSLLGGTLLVTPLVGADGEVYSVAQGQVQVGGFEAQGQGASISKGVPTSGRIPNGATIEREVPFTLAGMQTVNISLRNPDLTTARRVAAAVNSYLGSQQAVPDDPGTVKVTVPPGRNVVSLLTDIEQLRVEPDQLARVVIDEQTGIIVIGENVRVSRVAVAQGSLTIRVTETPQVSQPNPFSAVGQTVVVPRTDIQVDEGADRKLGIVDAGVSLQEVVNGLNALGIGPRDMISILQAIKAAGALQAEIEVM, encoded by the coding sequence ATGCCCTGTTTCCGCGCTTGTTGTGCGAAAAAGTTGCGTGCTGTCACCACGGCAATAACTGCCGCTCTGGCTTTTGTGGCTGCAACGAACACGGCATATACAGCACCATCCCGGATCAAGGATATTGCCGAATTTGAAGGCGTACGGGAAAATATGCTGATTGGGTATGGCTTGGTTGTTGGCCTGAAGGGAACGGGCGACAAAATAGAAGACATGCCCTTCACCCGAGAAAGCCTGATCGGGATGCTGGAGCGTCTGGGTGTCAACACGCGGGATGCATCGAGCCTGAAACCCAAGAATATTGCGGCTGTCATGGTTACGGCAAGTTTGCCGCCTTTCGGCCGTCAAGGATCCCGCATTGATGTTACCGTTTCAGCTCTAGGGGATGCCAAGAGCCTTCTGGGTGGTACCCTTCTGGTAACCCCGCTGGTCGGCGCCGATGGTGAGGTGTACTCCGTTGCCCAGGGACAGGTGCAGGTTGGCGGTTTCGAAGCCCAAGGACAAGGGGCCAGCATCAGCAAGGGGGTTCCCACATCTGGCCGTATACCCAACGGTGCTACGATTGAACGTGAGGTCCCCTTCACGCTGGCGGGGATGCAAACGGTTAATATCTCTTTGCGCAACCCAGATCTGACGACCGCACGGCGGGTGGCAGCAGCGGTCAACTCCTATCTGGGAAGTCAGCAAGCTGTCCCCGATGATCCGGGAACAGTCAAGGTAACCGTCCCACCGGGACGTAATGTGGTCTCTCTCCTGACGGATATCGAGCAACTGCGTGTGGAACCAGACCAGCTGGCACGGGTGGTCATTGACGAGCAAACTGGCATTATTGTGATCGGTGAGAATGTACGGGTTTCACGGGTGGCTGTCGCACAGGGAAGTCTGACAATCCGCGTGACCGAAACCCCCCAAGTCAGCCAGCCCAATCCTTTCTCCGCCGTTGGGCAAACCGTGGTTGTTCCACGCACAGATATACAGGTAGATGAAGGCGCTGATCGCAAGCTGGGCATCGTGGATGCTGGAGTCAGCCTGCAGGAAGTTGTCAATGGTCTCAATGCATTGGGCATTGGTCCACGGGACATGATCAGCATACTGCAGGCCATCAAGGCCGCCGGGGCCCTGCAAGCAGAGATCGAGGTGATGTGA
- a CDS encoding flagellar assembly protein FliX, translating into MKVSGVGRGSTSSTKRTGKSRSPSRSFASHLDDTAGAVDVSSGPDAPASLAAISSILSVQTVDPDAGGGKANRRLMQRAEDLLDKLEDVRHGLLVGAIPRDMLADLARMVRARRDAGGDPHLVAILDEIELRAEVELAKLATRPGSGDAARTRESSS; encoded by the coding sequence ATGAAAGTTTCAGGTGTTGGCCGTGGTTCCACGTCTTCAACCAAACGTACCGGGAAATCCAGAAGCCCGTCGCGCAGCTTTGCCAGTCATCTGGATGATACAGCCGGAGCCGTTGATGTTTCTTCCGGGCCTGATGCACCAGCATCTTTGGCGGCGATCAGCAGTATTTTATCTGTGCAGACGGTTGACCCTGATGCAGGTGGGGGGAAAGCTAACCGTCGCCTGATGCAGCGTGCCGAGGATTTATTGGACAAGTTGGAGGACGTACGCCACGGCCTTTTGGTTGGTGCCATCCCGAGGGATATGCTGGCCGATCTGGCCCGTATGGTCCGTGCCCGCCGGGATGCGGGTGGTGATCCCCACTTGGTTGCCATTCTCGATGAAATAGAGCTGAGGGCCGAGGTAGAGTTGGCAAAACTCGCAACACGCCCTGGATCTGGGGATGCTGCCAGAACTCGGGAATCGTCTTCGTAA
- a CDS encoding flagellar biosynthesis regulator FlaF: protein MSNKGLLKSYNTVIQPGDPRKTEAWALMQAAVRMKLAQDSGDFDQMRTALRLNWRLWTILQSDLLEPDCPVPPDLRANMLSLSNFVDRQAVAFMANPDARLLDTLISINREISAGLSTTDESSSASGDASEVAVSSGHNVQT, encoded by the coding sequence ATGTCGAACAAAGGCTTGCTGAAGAGTTACAACACAGTGATCCAGCCGGGTGATCCCCGGAAAACCGAGGCTTGGGCTCTGATGCAAGCAGCTGTGCGTATGAAACTGGCGCAGGACAGCGGTGATTTTGATCAGATGCGCACGGCCTTGCGTCTGAACTGGCGGCTTTGGACTATTCTGCAGTCGGATCTTCTGGAGCCGGATTGTCCTGTTCCACCAGATCTGCGCGCCAATATGCTTTCCCTTTCAAACTTTGTTGATCGTCAGGCTGTTGCGTTTATGGCCAATCCGGATGCGCGTCTTCTTGATACCTTGATTTCCATCAACAGGGAAATTAGCGCCGGTTTATCTACGACGGATGAAAGCAGCTCTGCTTCGGGGGATGCATCTGAAGTCGCTGTATCAAGTGGCCATAACGTGCAGACGTAG
- a CDS encoding rod-binding protein, producing MVPLADTSLVYSSARHQNELAALSNHAAGKNLDKVQAAAESFESFFLSQALQAMFAGIKTNETFGGGIGEDKWRSLLIDEYGKSIAKAGGIGLADHVVKAMLQAQETTP from the coding sequence ATGGTGCCTCTGGCTGATACATCGCTGGTTTACAGCAGCGCCCGTCATCAAAATGAACTGGCCGCCCTAAGCAACCACGCAGCGGGAAAAAACTTGGACAAGGTGCAGGCTGCCGCCGAAAGCTTCGAGTCCTTCTTTCTCTCGCAGGCCCTGCAGGCCATGTTCGCCGGCATCAAGACCAACGAAACATTTGGCGGGGGGATCGGGGAAGACAAATGGCGCAGCCTTCTGATTGATGAATACGGAAAATCCATTGCCAAGGCCGGCGGAATCGGTCTGGCCGACCACGTTGTAAAAGCCATGTTGCAGGCACAGGAGACAACCCCATGA
- a CDS encoding motility associated factor glycosyltransferase family protein — translation MNDVDQQVEERLARNYKIFEERFPKLAADLRAIGTPSSRIVWNGDQAVNIDLGGTNLYPGDAPSWTAGQLRGRADTMDRLVFSSPDHCNISTISLPLTKVCADFFLENSVEHCKCPINEIEYSFIFGIGLGYHLEELLSSEDVNTFIIIEPVHDFIIHSMNVIEWSPVIEKIYERGASLYFITADMPERAVRSIEDVVTNRGNAFLDGSYIYVHYYSWVLKETYNIFSDMIKYHYITSGFYEDEVKMVKNTVSNFTRYPFRLLRSQEMLEQRMPVFIIGSGPSLDKDIPCIRKWTDRSIIVSCGTALGILLKSGIKPDIHVENENVDLVAEILSGAAEKYDLSTIRLMASTTATPEIGKLFGSVWFYFRSGLSSTHLFGGREVPLLGAFPLVANAAFSGMVRLGFRTFYFFGCDCGARDPKKHHAEQVFYNVDYNGKAEVDTDWENKLVRTVPGNFGGTVSSAWHLDMSRRVFVETARLLSVDVWNCSDGAKIEGFSPLAAGAIRLDVSTVSKSKVLERVERQLPLFQPPDILRDITVSSWLQGIESYDDALASILEDLRCEDPSYRSLLKQVRELLSSSTTFMPIARMASATFESMIRYGAFVGTRIKDTDNRKAFFDLFTKGYEERSRVITAEIREFLENMDKKISAAKKAKGIRT, via the coding sequence ATGAATGATGTTGATCAGCAGGTCGAAGAACGTCTTGCTCGTAACTATAAGATCTTTGAAGAACGTTTCCCCAAGCTGGCTGCTGATTTACGCGCTATTGGGACGCCATCATCCCGCATTGTCTGGAATGGTGATCAGGCGGTTAACATTGATCTGGGAGGGACCAACCTTTATCCGGGTGATGCTCCTTCCTGGACGGCTGGTCAGTTGCGTGGTCGTGCCGATACCATGGATCGCTTGGTTTTCAGTAGTCCTGACCACTGTAATATTTCCACGATCAGCTTGCCTCTTACTAAGGTATGCGCTGATTTCTTTTTGGAAAATAGTGTTGAACACTGCAAGTGCCCCATTAATGAGATTGAGTATAGCTTTATTTTTGGGATAGGTCTTGGATATCACCTAGAAGAACTTCTTTCTTCTGAAGATGTTAATACATTTATTATTATAGAGCCTGTTCATGATTTTATTATTCATTCAATGAATGTCATTGAATGGTCTCCTGTTATCGAGAAAATATATGAACGGGGAGCTTCTTTATATTTCATCACGGCAGATATGCCAGAGCGTGCTGTCAGGTCCATAGAAGATGTCGTTACAAACAGAGGTAATGCATTCCTAGACGGATCATATATTTATGTGCATTACTATTCTTGGGTCCTGAAGGAAACTTATAATATATTTTCTGATATGATAAAGTATCATTATATAACAAGTGGGTTTTATGAAGATGAAGTAAAGATGGTTAAGAATACAGTTTCAAACTTTACGCGGTATCCATTCAGGCTTCTTCGTTCCCAAGAGATGCTTGAGCAGAGAATGCCAGTTTTTATTATTGGTTCCGGTCCTTCTCTTGATAAAGATATCCCATGTATTCGTAAATGGACTGATAGATCTATTATTGTTAGTTGCGGTACTGCATTGGGGATTCTGCTGAAGTCCGGCATAAAGCCCGATATACATGTTGAGAATGAGAATGTTGACTTGGTGGCGGAAATTCTCTCCGGCGCAGCAGAAAAATATGATTTGAGTACAATCAGGTTGATGGCTTCTACGACGGCAACGCCAGAGATTGGAAAGCTCTTTGGTTCAGTCTGGTTTTACTTCCGGAGTGGCTTGTCTAGTACCCACCTGTTTGGTGGTCGTGAAGTTCCTCTGCTTGGTGCATTTCCTTTGGTAGCAAATGCGGCCTTTTCCGGCATGGTCCGTCTTGGATTTCGTACATTCTATTTTTTTGGCTGTGACTGTGGTGCACGTGACCCTAAAAAGCATCATGCCGAGCAGGTTTTCTATAATGTTGACTACAATGGGAAAGCTGAAGTTGATACGGATTGGGAGAATAAGCTAGTTCGGACGGTGCCCGGAAATTTCGGTGGCACTGTCAGCAGTGCTTGGCATCTGGATATGTCCCGTCGTGTTTTTGTGGAGACGGCCCGTCTGTTATCTGTTGATGTGTGGAATTGCTCTGATGGAGCTAAGATAGAAGGATTTTCTCCTTTGGCTGCTGGGGCAATTCGTTTGGATGTGTCCACTGTATCTAAGTCAAAAGTACTTGAAAGGGTCGAGCGCCAGCTCCCGCTTTTTCAGCCTCCGGATATTTTGCGTGACATTACCGTATCCAGTTGGCTTCAGGGTATAGAGTCTTATGATGATGCGCTTGCGTCCATCTTGGAAGACTTGCGGTGTGAAGACCCCAGCTATCGATCACTTTTAAAGCAGGTTCGGGAGCTTTTATCGTCTAGCACGACATTCATGCCTATCGCGCGTATGGCCAGTGCGACGTTTGAGTCCATGATTCGATACGGTGCCTTTGTTGGGACGAGGATCAAGGATACGGATAACAGGAAGGCATTCTTTGATTTATTTACAAAGGGCTATGAAGAGCGTAGCAGAGTTATTACGGCCGAGATAAGGGAGTTCTTGGAGAATATGGACAAGAAGATCAGCGCTGCCAAGAAGGCAAAAGGAATTCGTACCTGA
- a CDS encoding tetratricopeptide repeat protein, giving the protein MSETASLSINSLRDLLSGTEPDWHSILECAEALLEQDGDAQDLTIASVVAALSCLNLCLWRKAHSYNKRALELDPSSQEAAELFSTLAAKASSMADAAYYLKIAGTLDPSPVKWFCDFASAHIPDAGKAFSMMEDDSLMKRGVALLATGDYVAAEECFRGHVAFHPTSVDGHLAIAVCMMSMEQYLSAQSGLRAAMHVLPDSGALAMTLGQALYSTGDYEAGRVVHDWAVRVDSSFSCRAHAFLDRLSNPLEDAGVLEKSYQNLVSASLADTGRDDAISLYSRGSGRITIGYVVSRRTVTLDDLGLAAVIAAHNPVRWRVIGFGEGALSEIRNGLFQHCFSVWHNISDMDRFTLSRLVQGEEIDVLVDTSGLALPRQFEAFIPRMAPLQVSWGGLPWNPGSDVFDAVVLDDHIRAAPALDEQKLVSLHGGALCTGLPPDDAPLSDRACDGEFLIGFPLYFRELNYYSVALAAACLLRIPESKIVLIDRDFSFGETVGRLLTMFGTFGVAHRIDLIQVDDEAALACECNLILSPPGPRSAVHAVSALWAGVPVLALAGEGRHMRGVSSFLTMVGLGEACVGATPDNVAELAAEWASDRGRLVSFRDTIRDRLRQAPPFDFKARCRSLEGIYDNLLAKFGDPVDC; this is encoded by the coding sequence ATGAGCGAGACTGCTTCCCTATCTATCAACTCTCTCCGCGACTTGCTTTCTGGCACAGAACCGGACTGGCATTCTATTCTGGAATGCGCAGAGGCTTTGTTGGAGCAGGATGGGGATGCGCAGGATCTGACGATTGCATCTGTTGTGGCTGCGCTCTCGTGCCTGAACCTTTGTTTGTGGCGTAAGGCGCATAGCTATAACAAGCGAGCGCTGGAGCTGGACCCCTCCAGTCAGGAAGCTGCCGAGTTATTCTCTACGCTTGCAGCCAAGGCATCGTCTATGGCTGATGCGGCGTATTATCTCAAGATTGCGGGTACGCTTGATCCTTCTCCTGTTAAGTGGTTTTGTGATTTTGCGTCTGCGCATATTCCTGATGCCGGGAAGGCGTTTTCCATGATGGAAGACGACTCCCTGATGAAGCGAGGTGTTGCCTTGTTGGCAACGGGAGACTATGTAGCGGCCGAGGAGTGTTTCCGAGGGCATGTTGCGTTTCATCCCACCAGCGTAGATGGGCACTTGGCCATCGCGGTTTGTATGATGTCCATGGAGCAGTACTTATCTGCCCAAAGCGGTTTGAGGGCGGCTATGCATGTTCTGCCCGATAGTGGGGCATTGGCCATGACGCTTGGTCAGGCGCTGTATAGTACGGGTGATTATGAAGCCGGTCGTGTTGTGCATGACTGGGCTGTCAGGGTAGATTCCTCATTTTCCTGTCGTGCGCATGCCTTCCTTGATCGTCTTTCGAATCCGTTGGAGGATGCTGGCGTTCTGGAAAAGAGTTACCAAAACTTGGTTTCAGCCAGCCTTGCTGATACTGGGCGCGATGATGCGATTTCCCTGTATTCACGTGGCTCTGGCCGGATAACCATTGGCTACGTCGTGTCGCGGCGAACCGTGACGCTGGATGATTTGGGGTTGGCTGCGGTTATTGCGGCTCATAATCCTGTGCGCTGGCGTGTTATTGGCTTCGGTGAGGGTGCCTTGTCAGAAATCAGGAACGGGCTTTTCCAGCACTGTTTCTCTGTTTGGCACAATATCAGTGATATGGATCGTTTTACGTTGTCCAGATTAGTTCAGGGCGAAGAGATCGACGTCCTTGTTGATACGTCTGGCCTTGCTCTTCCTCGCCAGTTTGAGGCTTTCATTCCGAGGATGGCACCACTTCAGGTGTCGTGGGGAGGGCTTCCTTGGAATCCTGGATCAGATGTCTTTGATGCTGTGGTTCTTGATGACCACATACGTGCTGCTCCTGCTCTTGATGAACAGAAGCTTGTATCTCTGCATGGGGGAGCCTTGTGTACCGGTTTGCCCCCGGATGATGCTCCTCTCTCGGATCGTGCATGTGATGGCGAATTTCTGATAGGCTTCCCCCTCTACTTCCGGGAGCTGAATTATTATTCAGTTGCCTTGGCGGCGGCATGTCTTCTGAGAATCCCTGAATCAAAGATCGTGTTGATTGACCGTGATTTCTCGTTTGGTGAGACCGTTGGCCGTTTGTTGACAATGTTTGGAACCTTCGGCGTTGCTCATCGTATTGACCTGATCCAGGTTGACGATGAGGCGGCTCTGGCTTGTGAGTGTAATCTTATTCTCAGTCCTCCTGGGCCTCGGTCAGCAGTGCATGCTGTCAGTGCATTGTGGGCTGGTGTACCAGTTCTGGCTTTGGCTGGAGAGGGGCGGCACATGCGGGGTGTCTCCTCTTTCCTGACTATGGTTGGATTGGGTGAGGCGTGTGTGGGGGCTACGCCGGATAATGTTGCGGAGCTGGCTGCGGAGTGGGCTTCTGACAGGGGGCGCCTGGTATCTTTTCGTGATACGATCCGTGACCGGCTGCGTCAGGCACCACCCTTTGACTTCAAGGCGCGTTGTCGTTCCTTGGAAGGTATTTACGATAATCTTCTCGCTAAATTCGGAGATCCCGTTGATTGCTGA
- the dksA gene encoding RNA polymerase-binding protein DksA yields the protein MTTVSILPPDYRPSDDEPFMNELQREYFRQKLLKWRSELLRESEETLEHLQEGGLQEPDLADRASAEMERALELRTRDRARKLISKIDAALERLEHGTYGYCEETGEPISLRRLEARPIATLSIEAQERHERMERTHRTD from the coding sequence ATGACAACAGTGAGTATCTTGCCGCCGGACTATCGTCCTTCGGATGATGAGCCGTTCATGAATGAGCTCCAGAGGGAGTATTTCCGACAGAAGCTGTTGAAATGGCGTTCCGAGCTTTTGCGTGAGTCTGAAGAGACGCTTGAGCATCTCCAAGAAGGAGGGTTACAGGAACCAGATCTTGCCGATCGCGCTTCGGCCGAAATGGAGAGGGCTTTGGAGCTACGTACCCGTGACCGTGCGCGCAAGCTGATTTCCAAGATTGATGCAGCGTTGGAGCGGTTGGAACACGGTACCTATGGGTACTGTGAGGAAACCGGCGAGCCTATAAGCCTTCGTAGGCTAGAGGCACGACCCATCGCCACCCTCTCTATTGAGGCGCAAGAGCGCCACGAGAGGATGGAGCGTACACACCGTACGGACTGA
- a CDS encoding flagellin, whose protein sequence is MTRVPSYVSSQVLLNRMVDLQGMLYDSTLQVNSKKKSQTYAGLSIESFRLVNMETIRDRAERFKAGNVVAEVRANQTQNCANDIERNAQKIIADIREVAKLRTDKPASEYIASLNQMRKNAVGSLAQIRDTLNTDLEGRYLFSGGREQTPPVKMPVSSLEAFEAVYNGNTVTFPETRAANLFDIDFRAVDVAFNNPPAISGTSYGTIAVDTGAGETKRFITGSISAATAGTMTFATSVPDPRPAPAPAEGSITSPNANAFSRLERGMALLIDSGTAANDGVYTITEISEDGRYMKVTPPFPSAATESIDLNVGVPNGAAIRLENSTGNNTTFTVRYPSNADITGAGTMTQILAGEMIYTTPVIPTTGNQADVNIVSTGYYQGDNLRSEHRVDENRIITIGVNAQDAAFEKLIRGLGIIGQGFPVTGAGDIDLPEFYRRLETGIALINDAILHDEGMNESRNDLSALQQTIGFNRVELKGAEDRARNFIAFLETGVADIEEVDMAEAITRLNETQRALEASYQVTGRLAKLSLKDYI, encoded by the coding sequence ATGACACGTGTTCCAAGCTATGTCAGCAGTCAGGTTCTGTTGAATCGCATGGTAGACCTGCAGGGCATGCTCTATGATTCAACCCTGCAAGTGAACAGCAAGAAGAAGAGCCAGACCTACGCAGGGCTTTCCATCGAAAGCTTCCGCCTAGTCAACATGGAAACTATCCGTGATCGCGCCGAACGGTTCAAGGCAGGCAATGTTGTCGCTGAAGTACGGGCCAACCAGACCCAGAATTGCGCCAATGACATTGAACGCAACGCACAGAAAATCATTGCTGATATCCGCGAAGTCGCCAAGCTGCGTACAGATAAGCCTGCATCGGAATACATCGCGTCCCTGAACCAAATGCGTAAAAATGCCGTGGGATCGTTGGCACAGATCCGCGATACCCTGAACACAGATCTTGAGGGACGCTATCTCTTTTCGGGAGGACGGGAACAAACACCACCGGTCAAGATGCCTGTATCCAGCTTGGAGGCATTCGAAGCTGTTTATAACGGCAACACCGTGACCTTCCCTGAGACACGCGCAGCCAACCTGTTTGACATCGATTTCCGTGCTGTGGATGTTGCATTTAACAATCCCCCTGCCATTTCTGGAACAAGCTATGGCACTATCGCAGTGGATACGGGGGCCGGTGAGACCAAACGCTTCATCACCGGTTCAATATCGGCGGCAACAGCCGGAACCATGACGTTCGCAACCTCTGTCCCTGATCCCAGACCGGCACCTGCGCCCGCCGAAGGTTCCATCACTTCGCCCAATGCCAATGCCTTTAGTCGGCTGGAACGAGGGATGGCCCTTTTGATTGACAGCGGCACGGCAGCCAATGACGGCGTTTACACCATTACAGAAATCTCGGAAGACGGGCGTTACATGAAGGTAACACCTCCATTCCCCAGCGCCGCAACAGAAAGCATTGATCTCAATGTCGGGGTTCCGAACGGAGCAGCCATACGACTGGAAAACAGCACAGGAAACAACACAACCTTCACGGTACGCTATCCGTCGAACGCTGACATCACCGGTGCGGGTACCATGACACAGATTCTAGCCGGGGAAATGATTTACACAACGCCGGTGATTCCAACCACCGGCAATCAGGCCGATGTCAATATTGTCAGCACGGGCTATTATCAGGGCGACAATCTACGCAGCGAGCACAGGGTTGATGAAAACCGGATTATTACCATCGGTGTCAACGCACAGGATGCCGCATTCGAAAAACTGATCCGCGGGCTGGGCATTATCGGTCAGGGTTTTCCGGTAACGGGCGCGGGAGATATTGACCTCCCTGAGTTCTATCGGCGTCTGGAAACAGGGATCGCGTTGATCAATGACGCAATCCTGCACGATGAAGGCATGAATGAAAGCCGCAATGACCTGTCCGCACTCCAGCAAACGATCGGCTTCAACCGTGTCGAGCTGAAGGGCGCCGAAGACAGGGCACGGAATTTTATTGCCTTTCTGGAAACCGGCGTTGCCGATATTGAAGAAGTTGACATGGCAGAAGCCATCACCCGGCTTAATGAAACCCAAAGGGCACTGGAAGCATCATACCAAGTAACTGGACGCTTGGCGAAGTTGAGCCTGAAAGATTACATCTAA
- the flgK gene encoding flagellar hook-associated protein FlgK, with protein MSLTLGLSAALSGLQASKQGLDLVSNNIANLNTPGFSRKLFNPTSRVLAGYGVGVEVAETTRRVDEKLRANSWQAAGLYQQYAATQKYFDRLQDLFGKPGDNTTIAHTINNLSTQFEQAAINTGQSDRTIRKMQDIAYQMNTLSNSIQDLRAAADQDIYGNLQTMNAAVKDIAVLNERIVLAKATKRGTADLEDKRDTLLGKINEIMDVQHFVRENGAVVMYTASGVTLIDSVAKEIVFNPATQVSPTDTFASGQFSKMSVGVLDITGDIRQGKLKSLIEVRDRELPDLQAQLDELATKLRISVNEAHNRGTSFPAVANAMIGSRSFIPDAATTNYNQTISLQKSDVNLTVFNTDGSQKSTTTLNTIMTDGSFAGGAYPTNGPWTIDQVASRMQSWLRLPAGPNLADATVKVNAGGTFEVQLNTAQASLGFRDQVDSSLGAEATDATILFDANHDGNADETVKGFANFFGLNDLFHKGVKNRTWDSTVISKDYYTVGSATLQFSTDTAGINFATVSVLPGDSLRTLADRINGTPALADRIIANVIPDGTGERLRLSNLDGGELVVTSATGPTTAFGPLQLAPSDTGNARSIVVNPSLTLSPSRLHRGKVQFNPITAQYYVSVGDNSNINEVAKVFTTPRSYNLSGGLATGSLKLTDYGAAIVSNAAGRAATAKESVTYQQGLSEALVMKDAQVSQVNLDEELSQLMIFEQSYSAAAKVISTTKQMLDILNDIIR; from the coding sequence ATGTCCCTGACACTTGGACTTTCTGCTGCTCTCAGCGGGCTACAGGCCTCCAAACAAGGCCTAGACCTAGTGTCAAACAATATTGCCAACCTGAACACGCCCGGCTTTTCCCGCAAGCTATTCAACCCGACAAGCCGGGTTCTGGCGGGCTATGGGGTTGGGGTAGAGGTTGCGGAAACAACACGCCGGGTTGACGAGAAGTTAAGAGCCAATTCTTGGCAAGCTGCGGGCTTGTATCAGCAGTACGCCGCTACACAAAAGTACTTTGACCGCCTGCAAGATCTTTTCGGCAAACCGGGTGACAACACAACGATTGCCCACACCATCAATAATCTCTCGACCCAATTCGAACAGGCTGCCATCAATACGGGACAAAGCGACCGTACTATCCGCAAAATGCAGGACATTGCCTATCAAATGAACACCCTGTCCAATTCCATACAGGATCTGCGGGCCGCTGCCGACCAAGATATTTATGGCAATCTTCAGACCATGAATGCGGCCGTCAAAGATATCGCGGTACTGAATGAACGGATCGTTCTAGCCAAGGCAACCAAGCGTGGCACCGCCGACCTGGAAGACAAGCGCGATACGCTGCTGGGTAAAATCAATGAAATCATGGATGTCCAGCACTTTGTCCGGGAAAACGGGGCGGTTGTCATGTACACGGCATCCGGCGTTACCTTGATTGACAGTGTTGCCAAGGAAATTGTCTTTAACCCGGCAACGCAGGTTTCACCCACTGACACATTCGCCTCGGGCCAGTTCTCAAAGATGTCCGTTGGGGTTCTGGATATCACCGGCGATATCCGTCAGGGAAAACTGAAATCCCTAATCGAGGTTCGTGACCGGGAACTGCCCGACCTGCAGGCCCAGCTGGACGAACTGGCGACAAAACTGCGGATCTCTGTGAATGAAGCCCACAACCGGGGAACCAGCTTCCCGGCCGTGGCTAATGCGATGATCGGATCACGCTCATTCATACCGGATGCGGCAACCACGAACTATAACCAGACAATCTCTCTGCAAAAAAGTGACGTGAACTTGACTGTTTTCAACACAGACGGGTCACAGAAGTCAACGACCACGCTGAATACAATCATGACCGATGGATCCTTTGCCGGTGGAGCTTATCCAACCAACGGCCCATGGACTATCGATCAGGTAGCCAGCCGGATGCAATCCTGGTTGCGACTTCCGGCTGGTCCCAACCTAGCTGATGCAACAGTCAAGGTCAACGCAGGTGGAACCTTTGAGGTCCAGCTGAATACCGCCCAAGCGTCACTGGGTTTCCGCGACCAAGTTGACTCCAGCCTTGGGGCTGAAGCCACAGATGCCACGATCTTGTTTGATGCCAATCATGACGGAAATGCGGATGAGACCGTCAAGGGTTTTGCCAACTTCTTTGGGCTGAATGACCTGTTCCACAAAGGCGTCAAGAACAGGACATGGGACAGTACGGTTATCTCAAAAGATTACTATACCGTTGGCAGTGCAACCCTCCAGTTTTCAACGGATACAGCCGGCATCAACTTTGCCACGGTTTCCGTTCTGCCGGGTGATAGCCTGAGAACACTTGCTGATCGTATCAATGGAACCCCGGCCCTTGCAGACCGCATTATTGCCAATGTCATCCCAGACGGCACCGGGGAACGACTGCGCCTGAGCAATCTGGATGGAGGAGAGCTGGTTGTAACCAGTGCCACAGGCCCCACAACAGCATTTGGCCCATTGCAACTGGCCCCATCTGATACCGGAAACGCGCGTAGCATTGTTGTTAATCCAAGCCTGACACTCAGCCCCAGTCGGCTGCACCGGGGCAAGGTCCAGTTTAATCCCATTACGGCGCAATACTATGTATCCGTCGGGGATAACAGCAACATCAACGAAGTGGCAAAGGTCTTCACAACACCCCGGAGCTATAATCTGTCTGGCGGACTGGCCACCGGAAGCCTGAAGCTGACCGACTATGGTGCCGCTATCGTCTCCAATGCTGCAGGCCGAGCCGCCACCGCCAAGGAATCCGTCACCTATCAACAAGGGCTGAGCGAAGCACTGGTTATGAAAGATGCCCAGGTCAGCCAAGTAAATCTGGACGAAGAGCTGTCGCAGTTGATGATTTTTGAACAATCGTACTCTGCTGCGGCCAAGGTCATTTCAACGACCAAGCAGATGCTCGACATCCTCAACGATATCATCCGGTAA